One genomic region from Mastacembelus armatus chromosome 21, fMasArm1.2, whole genome shotgun sequence encodes:
- the LOC113123659 gene encoding olfactory receptor 4Q2-like translates to MRNTSIIVFFLSGFSETVNYRVTLFSLTLLSYCVILVVNVSIILTIILDENLHEPMYICLCNLCINELYGTVGFYPKFTIDLLSDIQVISYAGCLLQIYVIYSYAMVGYSVLTLMSYDRYVAICRPLEYHSVMSLRRTVVLVSLSWFVPFCCVTIGVTLTSTLNLCGSHIQKLYCDNWSIVKLACSSTTANSIVGLIFISFYCCHVLFILGSYVQLVKSAVKSREGRRKFTQTCVPHLLSLFNVSAALLFDLMYSRYGSASVPQSVKNFMAIQFLLIPPILNPVIYGLVLTKIRSRIIYLCTKAGQRIKLKQKV, encoded by the coding sequence atgagaaatacatctataattgtgttttttctgtctggctTCAGTGAAACAGTCAACTACAGAgtcacacttttctctctcactttattAAGCTATTGTGTCATTTTAGTAGTAAATGTGTCCATCATTTTAACCATAATCCTGGATGAAAACTTACATGAACCaatgtacatttgtttgtgtaactTGTGCATTAATGAACTTTATGGGACTGTAGGTTTTTACCCTAAATTTACTATTGATCTTCTGTCTGATATTCAGGTAATATCATATGCAGGATGTCTTTTGCAAATCTATGTTATATATTCCTATGCAATGGTTGGCTACTCTGTTTTAACTCTAATGTCTTATGACAGATATGTGGCCATATGTCGACCACTGGAGTATCACTCTGTTATGTCTCTGAGAAGGACTGTAGTGTTAGTCAGTTTGTCCTGGTTTGTACCTTTTTGCTGTGTGACTATAGGTGTAACTTTGACATCCACACTGAACTTATGTGGCTCACACATTCAGAAACTCTACTGTGACAACTGGTCAATTGTTAAACTTGCTTGTAGttcaacaacagcaaacagTATTGTTGGactgatttttatttccttctatTGTTGCCATGTCCTTTTCATTTTAGGTTCATATGTGCAGCTGGTAAAATCAGCTGTAAAATCCAGAGAGGGCAGGAGAAAGTTTACACAGACATGTGTGCCACATTTATTAAGTTTGTTTAATGTCagtgctgctttgctttttgaCCTCATGTATTCAAGGTATGGATCAGCATCTGTGCCACAGAGTGTAAAGAATTTCATGGCCATACAATTTCTGTTAATCCCACCTATACTCAACCCTGTTATTTATGGGCTGGTCCTGACTAAAATTCGAAGTAGAATAATATATTTGTGTACAAAGGCAGGTCAAAGGATTAAACTCAAACAGAAAGTTTGA
- the LOC113122970 gene encoding olfactory receptor 6N2-like, with protein sequence MISTSSIIVFSLSGFNETVNYRVTLFSLTLLSYCVILVVNVSIILTIILDENLHEPMYICLCNLCFNELYGTAGFYPKFTSDLLSDIQVISYAGCLLQIYVIYSSAMVGYSVLALMSYDRYVAICRPLEYHSVMSLRRTVVLVTLSWFVPFCCQIMGVMLTPTLKLCGSHIQKLYCENWSIVKLACSSTTANNIVGLVNISFYCCHFLFILGSYVQLVKSAVKSRESRKKFTQTCVPHLLSLFNVTAALLFDLMYSRYGSASVPQSVKNFMAIQFLLIPPMLNPVIYGLVLTKIRGRMISIDKDWPLMEDRAMTTPVLLLAALLQPEDDGAVLAHSPEESWQQTTCQGSIGDAPSGDDGSGSSGGATRPITYKAVSALVYPTEHNPALGVHLHSSAMAPLPSLCVSPGLPDPSAAGPGSGEGSASDCDSPGLPRSIVFSPSAAHAGIFPWKIPWREDVLLQAGGVVVSPPVIGQHLWVWLLRGTT encoded by the exons ATGATCAGTACTTCTAgtataattgtattttctctgtctgGCTTCAATGAAACAGTCAACTACAGAgtcacacttttctctctcactttattAAGCTATTGTGTCATTTTAGTAGTAAATGTGTCCATCATTTTAACCATAATCCTGGATGAAAACTTACATGAACCAATGTACATTTGCTTGTGTAActtgtgttttaatgaactTTATGGGACTGCAGGTTTTTACCCTAAATTTACTTCAGATCTTTTGTCTGATATTCAGGTAATATCATATGCAGGATGTCTTTTGCAAATCTATGTAATATATTCCTCTGCAATGGTTGGCTACTCTGTTTTAGCTCTAATGTCTTATGACAGATATGTGGCCATATGTCGACCACTGGAGTATCACTCTGTTATGTCTCTGAGAAGGACTGTAGTGTTAGTCACTTTGTCCTGGTTTGTACCTTTCTGCTGTCAGATTATGGGTGTAATGCTCACACCCACACTGAAATTATGTGGCTCACACATTCAGAAACTCTACTGTGAGAACTGGTCAATTGTTAAACTTGCTTGTAGttcaacaacagcaaacaacatAGTTGGATTAGTTAATATTTCCTTCTATTGTTGCCATTTCCTCTTCATTTTAGGTTCATATGTGCAGCTGGTAAAATCAGCTGTAAAATCCagagagagcaggaaaaagttTACACAGACATGTGTGCCACATTTATTAAGTTTGTTTAATGTCAcagctgctttgctttttgaCCTCATGTATTCAAGGTATGGATCAGCATCTGTGCCACAGAGTGTAAAGAATTTCATGGCCATACAATTTCTGTTAATCCCACCTATGCTCAACCCTGTTATTTATGGGCTGGTCCTGACTAAAATTCGAGGTAGAATGATTTCT atTGACAAAGATTGGCCTCTTATGGAGGACAGGGCGATGACAACGCCTGTGCTCCTGCTAGCTGCACTCCTGCAGCCTGAGGATGACGGGGCCGTCCTGGCCCACTCCCCAGAGGAGTCGTGGCAGCAGACG ACGTGTCAGGGCTCGATCGGTGATGCGCCTTCTGGGGATGATGGCAGCGGCTCATCCGGTGGTGCCACTCGGCCTATTACATACAAGGCTGTTTCAGCGCTGGTTTATCCGACTGAG CACAACCCTGCACTGGGGGTACACCTTCACTCATCGGCCATGGCCCCGTTACCTTCTCTATGCGTTTCCCCCGGTCTCCCTgatccctcagctgctggcccAGGTTCAGGAGAAGGATCTGCAAGTGATTGTGATAGCCCGGGACTGCCCCGGAGCATCGTGTTTTCCCCTTCTGCAGCGCACGCAGGCATCTTCCCCTGGAAGATCCCATGGAGGGAGGATGTTCTGTTGCAGGCAGGGGGCGTGGTAGTCAGCCCTCCGGTAATAGGGCAGCAcctgtgggtttggctgctgagaggaacCACTTAG
- the LOC113123544 gene encoding frizzled-7-A-like, whose amino-acid sequence MAAARSTTGSVLLRIMWLLCGLCFSPTSAQHYNSESGISVPEHGFCQPISIPLCTDIAYNQTIMPNLLGHTNQEDAGLEVHQFYPLVKVQCSADLKFFLCSMYAPVCTVLEQAIPPCRSLCERARQGCEALMNKFGFQWPERLRCEAFPVHGAGEICVGQNTSEPGSPASSSSPYVPDHVTLPPNIGRPNQRPPQHNQYQQFSCPLQLEVPSYLGYRFMGVKDCGAPCEPTKPTGIMYFREDEVKFGRLWVGIWSILCCVSTLFTVLTYLVDMRRFRYPERPIIFLSGCYFMVAVAYAAGFFLEDKVVCVDKFKDDGYRTVAQGTKKEGCTILFMVLYFFGMASSIWWVILSLTWFLSAGMKWGHEAIEANSQYFHLAAWAVPAIKTITILAMGQVDGDVLTGVCFVGIFNVDALRGFVLAPLFVYLFIGTSFLLAGFVSLFRIRTIMKHDGTKTEKLEKLMVRIGVFSVLYTVPATIVIACYFYEQAFREHWERTWHMQTCKRFAVPCPVHNFAPMTPDFTVFMIKYLMTMIVGITSGFWVWSGKTLQSWRRFYKRLSNGNHGETTV is encoded by the coding sequence ATGGCGGCGGCCAGGTCCACCACTGGCTCCGTGTTGCTGCGGATCATGTGGCTGCTGTGCGGACTGTGTTTCTCACccacttcagctcagcattacAACAGTGAGAGTGGAATATCCGTCCCAGAACACGGCTTTTGTCAGCCCATCTCCATCCCGTTATGCACGGACATCGCCTACAACCAGACCATCATGCCGAATCTCCTGGGCCACACAAACCAGGAGGACGCCGGACTTGAGGTGCACCAGTTCTACCCACTGGTTAAGGTCCAGTGCTCCGCGGATCTaaagtttttcctctgctccaTGTATGCTCCCGTCTGCACCGTACTGGAGCAGGCCATTCCCCCGTGTCGGTCCCTGTGTGAGCGGGCACGACAGGGATGTGAAGCCCTGATGAATAAATTCGGCTTCCAGTGGCCGGAGCGACTGCGCTGCGAGGCTTTCCCCGTCCACGGAGCCGGGGAGATCTGCGTCGGCCAGAACACCTCCGAACCCGGGAGTCCGGCCTCATCATCTTCACCCTATGTACCCGACCATGTGACCCTTCCTCCAAATATCGGCCGGCCGAACCAACGCCCGCCACAGCACAACCAGTACCAGCAGTTCTCCTGTCctctacagctggaggttcctTCCTACCTGGGCTACCGCTTCATGGGAGTCAAAGACTGTGGGGCGCCGTGTGAGCCTACTAAGCCAACCGGTATCATGTATTTTCGGGAGGATGAGGTTAAATTCGGGCGGCTGTGGGTCGGCATCTGGTCCATCTTGTGCTGCGTGAGCACCCTATTCACGGTGCTCACCTATTTAGTGGACATGAGGCGGTTTAGATACCCTGAGCGGCCCATCATCTTCTTATCTGGGTGCTACTTTATGGTGGCAGTGGCCTATGCTGCTGGTTTTTTCCTGGAGGATAAAGTAGTTTGTGTGGATAAATTCAAGGACGACGGGTATAGGACTGTGGCTCAGGGAACTAAAAAAGAGGGCTGCACCATCCTCTTCATGGTTCTGTACTTCTTTGGTATGGCCAGCTCCATCTGGTGGGTGATTTTGTCCCTGACTTGGTTCCTATCCGCTGGAATGAAATGGGGCCATGAGGCGATCGAAGCAAACTCTCAGTACTTCCACCTGGCTGCATGGGCTGTCCCTGCCATCAAAACCATCACCATTCTCGCCATGGGCCAAGTGGACGGTGACGTCCTGACCGGGGTGTGTTTTGTTGGGATCTTCAACGTTGACGCTCTTCGCGGCTTCGTCCTGGCTCCGCTTTTCGTCTACCTGTTCATCGGCACGTCCTTCCTTCTGGCTGGCTTCGTGTCCCTCTTCCGGATCCGCACCATCATGAAGCACGACGGCACCAAGACggagaagctggagaagctGATGGTGCGGATCGGTGTTTTCAGTGTGCTCTACACGGTACCGGCCACCATAGTGATCGCCTGTTACTTCTACGAGCAGGCCTTCAGGGAGCACTGGGAGCGGACCTGGCACATGCAGACCTGTAAGCGCTTCGCCGTACCCTGTCCTGTTCACAACTTCGCCCCAATGACCCCGGACTTCACCGTGTTCATGATCAAATACCTGATGACCATGATAGTCGGGATCACCTCGGGTTTCTGGGTCTGGTCCGGTAAGACTCTTCAGTCATGGCGGAGGTTCTACAAGCGCCTTAGCAACGGTAACCATGGAGAGACCACGGTGTGA